One genomic region from Candidatus Tisiphia endosymbiont of Dioctria linearis encodes:
- a CDS encoding transposase, with product MDRANNKKRTQETRTPTKVSHYKFFCGVLYVLRTGVPWRDLSSEYGNWHTIYTRYKRWSENGFFWHLLYHLQSVKQLLMDIVFVDGSIVPLHRLE from the coding sequence ATTGATAGAGCCAATAATAAAAAGAGAACTCAAGAAACCAGGACGCCAACGAAAGTGAGTCATTATAAATTTTTTTGTGGCGTTCTGTATGTACTGAGGACAGGAGTACCCTGGCGTGACCTTTCATCAGAATATGGAAATTGGCACACAATCTATACAAGATACAAAAGATGGAGTGAGAATGGATTCTTTTGGCACTTGTTGTACCACCTTCAAAGTGTTAAACAGTTGTTAATGGATATAGTATTCGTTGATGGCTCAATTGTACCATTACATCGACTGGAGTAG
- a CDS encoding N-6 DNA methylase — MTIRFPLEAHTRNKINTRLQNLGWILDQNNPLCNVFQEQAKTEMQNTRLMGNKPDYILYESGTDIPIAVIEAKKPGEYLDKGMNQAIEKYAKPLQIPLVFVFNETFVLARHTLQSRPLKIDGEELQDFVDQFTSLRFINEGAEILSTPKGINFTRDELMDTFKSVNNLLRKEGLRDGYERFSAFSEILFLKLIDEYETLTDHVKGIRRLEDRFLWKNFINKYYNDNQALLDFISDSVWKKLRELYGSIFISPFTIKKATTLRYIIDLIDPINLTSTDTDIKGDAFEYFLKTVTNGNKDLGEYFTPRHIVRSMVNIIKPQYGETIYDPFCGTGGFLLESFKYLSSRADTTNNEILEWIRKKALHGRELTSTTRVAKMNMILFGDGHSNIEQMDSLEKPVKEKYNIVLSNIPYSQETEYGSFYSIPTKNADAICMQHIYESLKPNGRAAVVVPESFLYEDGAIGKTREMIAKNTQKFSVISLPRGVFMPYTPTKTNIIYFQKGGQFKKAYFFIVNNDGFELNTGRKPIEGYSDIKKLLSEIDEPTQIQGQANTVDREIIKQSGNWNLRPFYYMEDIPQVKGELIQLNDNLIEEITDRIDPLKNSDLEYKIIEVSQNGIFLGDIMRGHEATQKYKPVKIGDIVYNPYRINIGSIGVVPPHLDGAFASPAYVVVRCKNANYSPFYIVSILKQPRFLKVIMNYSLSSARASLPFSELIRIKIPKLNDKDIKEVKNLEKGLIKQLQESSDNFEKINRIVSKLL; from the coding sequence ATGACAATACGTTTTCCACTTGAAGCTCACACTAGAAACAAAATTAATACAAGACTACAAAATCTTGGCTGGATATTAGATCAAAATAATCCGCTATGTAATGTCTTTCAAGAACAGGCAAAAACTGAAATGCAGAATACTAGGCTAATGGGAAATAAGCCTGATTATATCTTGTATGAATCTGGAACAGATATACCAATTGCAGTTATTGAAGCAAAAAAACCGGGAGAATATTTGGATAAAGGTATGAATCAAGCTATAGAAAAATATGCTAAACCTTTACAGATTCCTTTAGTTTTTGTCTTTAACGAGACTTTCGTTCTTGCAAGACATACACTACAGAGTAGACCTTTAAAGATTGATGGAGAAGAATTACAGGATTTTGTGGATCAATTTACTTCATTACGATTTATAAATGAAGGAGCAGAAATTCTATCAACACCAAAAGGGATAAATTTTACTCGCGATGAGTTAATGGATACTTTTAAATCAGTAAACAATTTATTGAGAAAAGAGGGGCTAAGAGATGGTTACGAAAGATTTTCAGCTTTTTCGGAAATCCTTTTTCTAAAATTGATAGATGAATATGAAACCCTTACTGACCATGTTAAAGGAATAAGAAGACTGGAAGATCGGTTTTTATGGAAAAATTTTATTAACAAATATTACAATGATAATCAGGCTTTATTAGATTTTATTTCAGATTCAGTGTGGAAGAAATTACGTGAGCTATATGGTAGTATTTTCATCTCCCCCTTTACCATTAAAAAAGCTACAACATTGAGATATATTATAGATTTGATTGATCCAATTAATTTAACATCTACAGATACAGATATTAAGGGAGATGCTTTTGAATATTTCCTAAAAACTGTCACAAATGGCAATAAAGACTTAGGCGAATATTTTACCCCAAGACACATTGTACGTAGCATGGTCAATATAATAAAACCACAATATGGCGAAACAATTTACGATCCATTTTGTGGGACTGGTGGCTTTTTGTTGGAATCTTTTAAATATTTATCATCTCGGGCAGATACAACAAATAATGAAATACTTGAATGGATTAGAAAGAAGGCATTACATGGAAGAGAGTTAACTTCAACAACAAGGGTAGCCAAAATGAATATGATTCTATTTGGCGATGGACATAGCAACATAGAGCAAATGGATAGTCTCGAAAAGCCAGTAAAGGAAAAATATAATATTGTATTATCTAATATTCCTTACTCACAGGAAACAGAATATGGTTCGTTTTACTCAATACCAACAAAGAATGCCGATGCCATTTGCATGCAACATATTTATGAGTCTCTAAAACCAAATGGCAGAGCAGCTGTAGTGGTACCAGAAAGTTTTTTGTATGAAGATGGGGCAATAGGTAAAACTCGTGAAATGATTGCCAAAAACACCCAAAAATTTTCTGTCATTTCACTACCAAGGGGTGTTTTTATGCCATACACGCCAACTAAAACAAATATTATATATTTTCAAAAAGGTGGACAATTTAAAAAAGCATATTTTTTTATTGTCAATAATGATGGTTTTGAGTTAAATACTGGACGTAAACCTATAGAAGGGTATAGTGATATCAAAAAGCTTCTTAGCGAAATAGATGAGCCAACGCAAATTCAAGGACAAGCTAATACTGTAGATAGAGAAATAATAAAGCAAAGTGGCAATTGGAATTTAAGACCTTTTTACTATATGGAAGATATACCACAAGTTAAGGGCGAATTGATACAACTAAATGACAACTTAATTGAAGAAATTACAGATCGCATCGATCCTTTAAAAAACTCAGACTTAGAATACAAAATCATTGAAGTCTCACAAAATGGTATATTTCTTGGCGATATAATGCGGGGTCATGAAGCTACCCAAAAATATAAGCCTGTAAAAATCGGTGATATAGTGTATAATCCATATAGAATTAATATAGGTAGTATTGGGGTTGTCCCTCCACATCTAGATGGGGCATTTGCAAGCCCAGCATACGTTGTTGTGAGATGTAAAAATGCAAACTATAGTCCATTTTATATTGTATCAATTTTGAAACAACCAAGATTTCTTAAGGTTATAATGAATTACTCGCTTTCTTCAGCTAGAGCAAGTCTGCCATTTAGTGAGCTTATTCGTATTAAAATACCCAAACTTAATGATAAAGATATAAAAGAGGTCAAGAATCTTGAAAAAGGTTTAATTAAGCAACTGCAAGAAAGCAGTGATAATTTTGAAAAAATAAATCGGATAGTTAGTAAGTTATTGTAA
- the lpxD gene encoding UDP-3-O-(3-hydroxymyristoyl)glucosamine N-acyltransferase — protein sequence MINPRFYKKSTSYKLSEIIKLIDAEILYSSDLLIHDIKSLEEADVGDISFLSNSKYIAQFQNTKASCCIVPENFSQESNNRTVLLKVKNPYFFYAKLVDLFYSKAKTYPNKIMQSAYISDSATIGNNCYIGHNVVIEDHVVIGDNCVIESGTSIDYGVVIGNRALIYSNVSISYSIIGDDVVILSGARIGQDGFGFATDKGVHKKIFHTGIVKIGNNVEIGSNTTIDRGSMNDTVIEDLCRIDNLVQIGHNAIIGRGSIIVAQVGISGSTTIGAYCALGGQAGLAGHIVLGDKVQVAAKAGVIKDVEPGVTVSGFPAVPIRDWHRQSIIIKQLIKKRNIDEN from the coding sequence ATGATAAATCCACGTTTTTATAAGAAATCTACCTCTTATAAATTATCGGAAATTATAAAGTTAATAGACGCTGAAATATTATACTCCAGTGACTTGCTAATCCATGATATTAAGTCGTTAGAAGAGGCTGATGTTGGTGATATAAGTTTTTTAAGTAATAGCAAATATATTGCTCAATTCCAAAACACTAAAGCTTCATGTTGCATAGTTCCGGAGAATTTTTCACAAGAATCTAATAATCGAACAGTTTTATTAAAAGTAAAGAATCCGTATTTCTTTTATGCAAAATTAGTGGATTTGTTCTATAGTAAAGCAAAGACTTATCCTAACAAAATTATGCAATCTGCCTATATTTCGGATTCTGCCACTATAGGAAATAATTGTTATATAGGACATAATGTTGTTATTGAAGATCATGTTGTAATAGGTGATAATTGCGTTATAGAATCTGGGACGAGTATAGATTATGGAGTGGTAATAGGTAATAGAGCATTAATATACTCAAATGTTTCAATAAGTTACAGCATAATAGGTGATGATGTGGTAATATTATCTGGAGCAAGAATTGGACAAGATGGTTTCGGTTTTGCAACAGATAAAGGGGTTCACAAGAAAATTTTCCATACTGGTATAGTTAAAATAGGTAATAATGTTGAAATAGGTAGTAATACTACTATTGATAGAGGATCAATGAATGATACAGTAATAGAAGATTTATGTAGAATAGATAACTTAGTGCAGATAGGACATAATGCTATAATAGGAAGGGGGTCGATTATTGTCGCACAGGTCGGTATATCAGGTAGTACTACAATAGGAGCATATTGTGCTCTTGGAGGGCAAGCAGGACTAGCCGGACATATAGTACTAGGTGATAAAGTTCAAGTAGCAGCAAAAGCTGGGGTGATAAAAGATGTTGAACCAGGAGTAACAGTTAGTGGGTTTCCTGCCGTACCGATTAGGGACTGGCATAGACAATCAATAATTATAAAACAGCTTATAAAGAAACGGAATATAGATGAAAATTAA
- the fabZ gene encoding 3-hydroxyacyl-ACP dehydratase FabZ, with translation MKINIIEIMEMLPHRYPFLLIDKVLEFKLNESIVGIKNVTFNEPQFTGHFPTRPVMPGVLIVEAMAQLSAILVAKSMDFTKDKEIFFMSIEEAKFRKIVEPGDTLHIYAKIEQNRGSVWKFSSNAKVDDQIVAESKFTAMFKNRN, from the coding sequence ATGAAAATTAATATTATAGAAATAATGGAAATGTTGCCTCATCGCTATCCATTTTTATTAATAGATAAGGTGTTAGAATTTAAGCTTAATGAATCAATTGTTGGTATCAAAAATGTTACTTTTAATGAACCACAATTTACTGGTCATTTTCCAACAAGACCAGTAATGCCCGGTGTGTTAATTGTTGAGGCTATGGCTCAGCTTTCTGCTATTTTAGTAGCAAAATCAATGGATTTTACAAAAGATAAGGAGATATTCTTTATGTCTATTGAAGAGGCAAAATTTCGTAAAATTGTTGAACCAGGCGATACATTACATATTTATGCTAAAATAGAACAAAATAGAGGTTCTGTTTGGAAATTTTCAAGTAATGCTAAAGTTGATGATCAGATAGTTGCAGAGAGCAAATTTACTGCAATGTTTAAAAATAGGAATTAA
- the lpxA gene encoding acyl-ACP--UDP-N-acetylglucosamine O-acyltransferase: MILPAIHATAIVDPRASIGKNVRIGPFCTIGPEVVLADNIELKSHVVIEGKTKIGANTVIYPFASIGQFPQIVKYEGEKSEVIIGSNNTIREYVTIQAGSKGGGMVTSVGNNGLFMVGVHIAHDCTVGNNVIFANYASLAGHVKVGDYAIIGGLSAVQQFVRIGQHAMIGGGSAVVRDLIPFGLATSERAVLEGVNLVGMKRRGFDSQETLDTIKAVDELFISEGIFTDRIEKVLKRYKGNSIVEQIISFVKQDSTRVFCQPRQVDQDRANS; encoded by the coding sequence ATGATTTTACCAGCTATACATGCAACTGCCATAGTAGATCCAAGGGCTTCAATTGGTAAAAATGTCAGAATAGGTCCTTTTTGTACTATTGGACCAGAGGTGGTTTTAGCAGATAATATTGAGCTAAAATCACATGTAGTTATAGAGGGGAAAACAAAAATTGGTGCTAATACAGTTATATATCCATTTGCTTCTATTGGTCAGTTTCCTCAAATAGTTAAGTATGAGGGAGAAAAATCAGAGGTTATCATAGGTAGTAATAATACTATTAGAGAATATGTAACTATTCAAGCTGGTAGTAAAGGTGGTGGTATGGTTACTTCTGTAGGTAATAATGGTTTATTTATGGTTGGAGTACATATAGCCCATGATTGTACTGTAGGAAATAATGTAATTTTTGCAAATTATGCTAGCCTAGCTGGTCACGTTAAAGTTGGTGATTATGCTATTATAGGAGGGCTTTCTGCTGTTCAGCAGTTCGTACGTATAGGGCAACATGCGATGATAGGTGGTGGGTCTGCAGTGGTAAGAGATTTGATTCCATTTGGATTAGCTACAAGTGAAAGGGCAGTTCTTGAAGGTGTAAACTTAGTTGGGATGAAAAGACGTGGCTTTGATAGTCAGGAAACACTTGATACTATAAAAGCTGTAGATGAGCTTTTTATTAGCGAAGGTATTTTTACTGATAGGATTGAGAAAGTTTTAAAACGATATAAAGGCAATTCTATTGTAGAACAAATTATTTCCTTTGTAAAACAGGATAGTACCAGAGTATTTTGTCAGCCAAGACAAGTTGATCAAGATAGGGCAAACAGTTAA
- a CDS encoding LpxI family protein codes for MLQIYSSTFKNWLHKIWWYLRTHIQRVRYACFLLVFRSHPTNPLTIKNVLDQNLPLALHSNLSNPVSIVGIIAGNGSLPISLVESFIKQGGQCYIAALEGEADPILYKNLTHQFFKIGMVRPIIEYFRKYDVKNIILAGGVKRPNLRSIKVDLMGSRLLARILKQKFLGDDKLLSVVTDFLEEKGFQVVSSYEILSAKKDVMTIIVPSATDNTDIELGMKLLDSIGHLDVGQSVIVDNGYIIGIEAAEGTDNLIKRCSYLRKNSTGGVLIKMMKKGQDTRIDIPTIGPETIKNLANYGYKGVAIQKEKVMVIELERTIELANKCRLFIIEK; via the coding sequence ATGTTACAAATATACTCTTCTACTTTCAAGAATTGGCTTCACAAAATTTGGTGGTATTTACGTACTCACATACAAAGAGTACGATATGCTTGCTTCCTCCTTGTTTTTCGTTCTCATCCTACAAATCCTCTAACTATAAAAAATGTACTTGACCAAAATTTGCCCCTAGCTTTACATTCTAATTTGTCTAACCCTGTGAGTATAGTTGGAATTATAGCAGGAAATGGTTCATTGCCAATCTCACTGGTTGAGAGTTTTATTAAACAAGGAGGACAATGTTATATCGCAGCCTTAGAAGGAGAAGCGGATCCGATATTGTATAAGAATCTTACCCACCAATTTTTTAAAATCGGTATGGTTAGACCAATAATTGAATATTTTCGTAAGTATGATGTAAAAAATATAATTCTTGCTGGTGGTGTAAAGCGTCCTAATTTGAGATCAATTAAAGTAGATTTAATGGGATCAAGGCTACTTGCTCGCATATTGAAACAAAAATTTTTAGGAGATGATAAACTTCTTAGTGTAGTAACAGATTTTCTAGAAGAGAAGGGATTTCAAGTAGTGTCTAGTTATGAAATATTGAGTGCAAAGAAGGATGTTATGACCATAATTGTTCCATCAGCAACAGATAATACAGATATTGAGTTAGGAATGAAGCTATTGGATAGTATAGGACATCTTGATGTAGGACAATCAGTAATTGTTGATAATGGATATATTATAGGTATTGAAGCAGCGGAGGGTACAGATAATCTAATAAAAAGATGTTCATATTTACGTAAGAATTCTACAGGGGGGGTACTTATTAAAATGATGAAGAAGGGACAAGATACTAGAATTGATATACCTACAATAGGACCAGAAACAATAAAGAATTTAGCTAATTATGGTTATAAAGGGGTAGCAATACAGAAAGAAAAAGTGATGGTTATTGAGCTAGAAAGAACTATCGAGCTAGCTAATAAATGTAGGCTTTTTATTATAGAAAAATAA
- the coaE gene encoding dephospho-CoA kinase (Dephospho-CoA kinase (CoaE) performs the final step in coenzyme A biosynthesis.) — protein sequence MICVGITGSYASGKTFVLNYLADLGFMTFSADEYIKNLYKELSIQNIILNLLPDLKIFDKRKIAELIYANDLSRSKLQNFIHPFVVESLSLFKRQNNDSEITFTEIPLLFEAGFDKYFDFYVTTFCSEESRLKRAMSREGFSLTTYNKISQIQLSQQIKIAKADFVINTDVNIVDLDKQITQLIQKLKCRN from the coding sequence ATGATCTGTGTGGGAATTACTGGTAGTTATGCTTCAGGAAAAACTTTTGTCTTAAATTATTTAGCTGATTTAGGATTTATGACTTTTTCTGCTGACGAATATATTAAGAATCTCTACAAAGAGCTGTCAATACAAAATATAATTCTTAACTTACTGCCTGATCTAAAAATTTTTGATAAAAGAAAAATTGCAGAGCTAATCTATGCTAATGATTTATCAAGAAGCAAATTGCAAAATTTTATTCATCCATTTGTAGTGGAAAGTTTGTCTCTTTTTAAACGGCAAAATAATGATTCAGAAATTACATTTACTGAGATTCCATTACTTTTTGAAGCTGGATTTGATAAATATTTTGATTTTTATGTTACAACATTCTGCTCAGAAGAATCTAGGTTAAAACGTGCAATGTCTAGAGAAGGGTTTAGTTTGACAACTTACAATAAAATATCCCAAATTCAATTGTCACAACAAATTAAAATAGCAAAAGCAGATTTTGTTATTAATACTGATGTTAATATAGTAGATTTAGATAAACAAATAACTCAACTAATACAAAAATTAAAATGTCGCAATTAA
- the dnaQ gene encoding DNA polymerase III subunit epsilon, with amino-acid sequence MSQLREVILDTETTGLDPKSGHRIVEIGAIEMVNKVLTGKHFHFYINPQRDMPTEAYRIHGISGEFLKDKPLFAEIAEEFLAFISNSQLVIHNATFDIKFINYELSLLKRSDTDFLELANTIDTLALARKMFPGMKANLDSLCKRYKIDNSSRKLHGALKDAALLAEVYVELTGGRQISFNINSKKVQNTDELLVRTTMANKNNTIVIKPTKEELQKHKEFLSKILSPMWL; translated from the coding sequence ATGTCGCAATTAAGAGAAGTAATTTTAGATACTGAAACAACTGGCTTAGATCCCAAAAGTGGACATAGGATTGTTGAGATTGGGGCTATTGAAATGGTTAATAAAGTTCTAACCGGTAAGCACTTTCACTTTTATATTAATCCACAACGAGATATGCCGACAGAAGCTTATCGAATACATGGTATATCAGGAGAGTTCTTAAAAGATAAACCACTTTTTGCAGAAATTGCCGAGGAGTTTTTAGCGTTTATTAGTAACAGCCAGCTTGTTATACATAATGCAACATTTGATATTAAGTTTATTAATTATGAGTTGTCTCTGCTCAAAAGGTCTGATACAGATTTTTTAGAACTTGCTAATACTATTGATACTCTTGCTTTGGCTCGGAAGATGTTTCCTGGAATGAAGGCTAATCTTGACTCATTATGTAAAAGATATAAAATTGATAATTCTTCGCGTAAGTTGCATGGAGCCCTTAAAGATGCGGCATTACTGGCAGAAGTTTATGTTGAGCTTACTGGAGGTAGGCAGATAAGTTTTAACATTAATAGTAAAAAGGTACAAAATACAGATGAGCTGTTGGTTAGAACTACTATGGCAAATAAAAATAATACTATAGTTATCAAACCAACTAAGGAAGAGTTACAAAAACATAAAGAATTTTTGTCAAAAATTCTTTCCCCTATGTGGTTGTAG
- a CDS encoding MFS transporter: MMGYQHEQRSLTKEQKEAIGILSVGTFLEYFDLMLYVHIVEFFNELFFKPTDSHTAYLIKAFVFCSTYILRPIGALIFGWLGDNIGRKSTVIITTFLMSASCFVMANLPTYAQIGSMAAWIAIICRAVQAISSIGEVTGAQLYLTEMINPPVQYTVIGLIWVSCVIGSLCALGIASLVTSHGFNWRLAFWIGAVIALVGSVARKKLREVPEFADAKCRIKRVFERINTYPTVLKDNPLWQAKVNKKTLISFFLLQCAAPVCFYFTYIHCGNILKTSFGYTMPEVIHHNFIVCIIELLVMLILTYLSLKVYPLLTVRIILIIFSIFIIFCPYLLNNVNSPYQLFLIQFFMVLLRGCLGPAVSICYKSFPVFKRFTCATMTFALSRALMFVITSFSFVYLIEYFGNWGLWCIMIPTIIGFAYGLLHFEQLTKKSGNYPHKGVA, translated from the coding sequence GTGATGGGATATCAACATGAACAAAGAAGCCTAACTAAAGAACAGAAAGAAGCAATAGGAATACTCTCAGTTGGTACATTCCTAGAATATTTTGACTTAATGTTATATGTTCATATAGTGGAGTTTTTTAATGAGTTATTTTTTAAACCTACCGATTCTCATACAGCCTATTTAATAAAGGCTTTTGTCTTTTGTTCTACATATATTCTTCGACCTATTGGTGCCTTAATATTCGGTTGGTTAGGTGATAATATAGGTCGTAAGTCAACAGTGATCATTACAACTTTTTTAATGTCTGCATCATGTTTTGTTATGGCTAATCTGCCTACTTATGCTCAGATAGGAAGCATGGCAGCTTGGATAGCGATAATTTGCCGTGCTGTTCAAGCTATCTCTTCTATAGGAGAGGTGACAGGGGCACAACTTTATTTAACTGAAATGATTAATCCACCAGTTCAATATACAGTTATAGGATTAATATGGGTTTCCTGTGTCATAGGGTCGTTATGTGCTTTAGGGATTGCATCACTTGTTACTTCTCATGGTTTTAACTGGCGTCTGGCATTTTGGATTGGTGCAGTAATTGCATTGGTTGGTTCTGTTGCGAGAAAAAAACTTAGAGAAGTACCAGAATTTGCTGATGCCAAATGTCGAATAAAAAGAGTTTTTGAAAGAATTAATACATATCCAACTGTATTAAAAGACAATCCCCTTTGGCAAGCAAAAGTTAATAAGAAAACATTAATATCTTTCTTTTTATTACAATGTGCTGCACCGGTATGTTTTTATTTTACGTATATACATTGTGGTAATATTTTGAAAACTAGCTTTGGTTATACAATGCCTGAGGTCATTCATCATAATTTTATTGTCTGTATAATAGAGCTGTTAGTCATGTTAATATTAACTTATTTAAGTTTAAAAGTATATCCGTTATTAACTGTGCGAATTATACTTATAATATTTTCTATTTTTATCATCTTTTGTCCATATTTATTGAATAATGTTAATTCTCCTTACCAATTATTCTTGATTCAATTCTTTATGGTCTTACTTCGTGGATGCTTAGGTCCTGCTGTTTCCATTTGTTATAAAAGCTTTCCTGTATTTAAACGTTTTACTTGTGCTACTATGACATTCGCTTTATCTCGGGCTTTAATGTTTGTTATTACCTCTTTTAGTTTTGTCTATCTTATTGAATATTTTGGCAATTGGGGATTATGGTGTATTATGATTCCTACAATCATCGGTTTTGCCTATGGGCTATTGCATTTTGAACAATTGACAAAAAAATCTGGAAATTATCCACACAAAGGAGTCGCATAG